A part of Tardiphaga sp. vice304 genomic DNA contains:
- a CDS encoding branched-chain amino acid ABC transporter permease, producing the protein MAGLSFDLIALQLFTGLALGAIYVLFAIGLSLIFGMLTVVNFAHGAFYMIGAYVGLFLLSLGGNFWLCLVAVPLIVGVSGMIVERFLIRPLYGRGIDYPLLLTFGLSYIMVELIRIAFGKSGYPFDTPELLQGAVNIGVGYFPLYRLFVIGAAVAVLLALWLFLEKTSFGLIIRAGARDPQIVRVLGVDVSRVWLYVFGIGTSIAGLAGLLAAPLQGVIPEMGANILAEAFVVTVVGGMGSIGGAVIAGLLVGVVVSMTSLFAPEMAKVSIFALMAVVLLIRPQGFFGRAGLMS; encoded by the coding sequence ATGGCCGGGCTGAGTTTCGATCTGATCGCGCTGCAACTGTTCACCGGGCTGGCGCTCGGCGCGATCTACGTCTTGTTTGCGATTGGCCTGTCGCTGATCTTCGGCATGCTGACGGTCGTCAATTTCGCCCATGGTGCGTTCTACATGATCGGTGCTTATGTCGGGCTGTTCTTGCTGTCGCTGGGCGGCAATTTCTGGCTCTGCCTGGTCGCGGTGCCCTTGATCGTCGGGGTCAGCGGCATGATCGTCGAGCGCTTCCTGATCCGCCCGCTGTATGGCCGCGGCATCGACTATCCGCTGCTGCTGACGTTCGGCCTCAGTTATATCATGGTCGAACTGATCCGCATCGCCTTCGGCAAGAGTGGCTATCCGTTCGACACGCCCGAACTGCTGCAGGGCGCGGTCAATATCGGCGTCGGCTATTTTCCGCTGTATCGGCTGTTCGTGATCGGCGCCGCCGTCGCCGTGCTGCTGGCGCTGTGGCTGTTCCTTGAAAAGACCAGCTTCGGTCTGATCATTCGTGCCGGCGCGCGCGACCCGCAGATCGTGAGGGTGCTCGGCGTCGATGTCTCCAGGGTCTGGCTCTACGTGTTCGGGATCGGCACGTCGATCGCCGGCCTTGCCGGTTTGCTTGCGGCGCCGCTGCAGGGCGTCATCCCCGAAATGGGCGCGAACATTCTGGCCGAGGCTTTTGTCGTCACGGTGGTCGGCGGCATGGGGTCGATCGGCGGGGCGGTGATCGCGGGCCTCCTGGTCGGCGTCGTCGTCAGCATGACGTCATTGTTCGCGCCGGAAATGGCGAAGGTCTCGATCTTTGCGCTGATGGCCGTCGTATTGCTGATCCGTCCGCAGGGCTTTTTCGGCCGCGCCGGTCTCATGAGCTAA
- a CDS encoding ABC transporter ATP-binding protein, with translation MLQVSKLNAWYGASHVLQDIALEVNKGEIVCLIGRNGAGKTTTLKSIMGLVKTGGSTMFKGKEILAEPAHMRFALGLAYVPEERRIVQGLTVRENLRLGLVASASKSNEVNLIAEIAEIFPRLAERLDQDAVTMSGGEQQMLAIARAMIAKPDLIMLDEPSEGIMPVLVDEMFELFRKMKSEGTTILLVEQNVELALAIADRAYVLDQGEVVHHATATALLADDEVKERYCSV, from the coding sequence ATGTTGCAGGTTTCCAAGCTCAACGCCTGGTACGGCGCCAGCCATGTATTGCAGGACATCGCGCTCGAGGTGAACAAGGGCGAGATCGTCTGCCTGATCGGCCGCAACGGCGCCGGCAAGACGACGACGCTGAAATCGATCATGGGGCTGGTCAAGACCGGCGGTTCGACGATGTTCAAGGGCAAGGAGATATTAGCCGAACCCGCTCATATGCGTTTTGCTTTGGGCCTCGCCTACGTGCCGGAGGAGCGCCGCATCGTGCAAGGCCTGACCGTCCGCGAAAACCTGCGGTTAGGTCTCGTCGCCTCGGCGTCGAAGTCCAACGAGGTCAATCTGATTGCCGAGATCGCCGAGATCTTCCCGCGGCTGGCGGAGCGGCTCGATCAGGATGCCGTGACGATGTCCGGTGGCGAACAGCAGATGCTGGCGATCGCGCGCGCGATGATCGCCAAGCCGGACCTGATCATGCTCGACGAGCCGTCGGAAGGCATCATGCCGGTGCTGGTCGACGAAATGTTCGAACTGTTCCGCAAGATGAAGTCCGAAGGCACCACCATCTTGCTGGTCGAGCAGAACGTGGAACTCGCACTGGCGATCGCCGATCGCGCCTACGTGCTGGACCAGGGCGAGGTCGTGCATCACGCCACCGCGACCGCGCTGCTCGCTGACGACGAGGTCAAGGAACGCTACTGCTCGGTATGA
- a CDS encoding branched-chain amino acid ABC transporter permease gives MNEISQTLVQTSAEPRNWFETARRHRALLGSLFVLVFPLIMPFTALAVNILIYGLYALGFNLLFGYLGLLSFGHAALFGTGAYLCGIAIVHMGLPWYAAILMGILGGVVMAATIGALAIRTRGIYFAMVTMALSQCVFYLFYQAERWTGGENGLRGINVRIIDIFGLKFDFIHPLTRYYVVAAFVIAALYVLSRILASPFGAAIEAVRENEARARASGYNVTLTRLIAFILSGAFCGLAGALMALHLSIVPIEILHIETSGMVVMMSLLGGMGTFFGPFVGAAVFLMLENLVSLWTVHWQLIVGAVFVVCVLFFPAGIWGTILKWIKP, from the coding sequence ATGAATGAAATATCCCAGACGCTGGTCCAGACCAGCGCCGAGCCGCGCAACTGGTTCGAGACCGCCCGGCGCCATCGCGCGCTGCTCGGCAGCCTGTTCGTGCTGGTGTTCCCGCTGATCATGCCGTTCACCGCGCTGGCGGTGAACATCCTGATCTACGGCCTCTACGCGCTCGGCTTCAACCTGCTGTTCGGCTATCTCGGCCTGCTGTCGTTTGGCCACGCGGCCCTGTTCGGCACCGGCGCCTATCTGTGCGGCATTGCCATCGTGCATATGGGACTGCCGTGGTACGCCGCGATCCTGATGGGCATTCTGGGCGGTGTGGTGATGGCCGCCACCATCGGCGCGCTGGCGATCCGAACCCGCGGGATCTATTTCGCCATGGTGACGATGGCGCTGTCGCAATGCGTGTTCTACCTGTTTTACCAGGCGGAGCGCTGGACCGGCGGCGAGAACGGGTTGCGCGGCATCAACGTCCGCATCATAGATATCTTCGGTCTGAAATTCGACTTCATCCATCCGCTGACGCGCTATTATGTCGTCGCCGCCTTCGTGATCGCCGCCCTTTATGTGCTGTCGCGGATCCTGGCGTCGCCGTTCGGCGCGGCGATCGAGGCGGTGCGCGAGAATGAGGCTCGCGCGCGGGCCTCCGGCTACAACGTCACGCTGACGCGGCTGATCGCCTTCATCCTGTCCGGCGCGTTCTGCGGGCTTGCCGGGGCCCTGATGGCGCTGCATCTATCGATCGTGCCGATCGAAATCCTGCACATCGAGACCTCCGGCATGGTGGTAATGATGTCGCTGCTCGGCGGCATGGGCACCTTCTTCGGCCCGTTCGTCGGCGCCGCGGTTTTCCTGATGCTGGAAAACCTGGTGTCGCTGTGGACCGTGCACTGGCAGTTGATCGTTGGCGCCGTGTTCGTGGTCTGCGTGCTGTTCTTTCCCGCCGGCATCTGGGGAACCATTTTGAAGTGGATCAAGCCATGA
- a CDS encoding amidase family protein, with protein MTGTDTAFQLEEATIAELHDAIRAGKTTLVKVVQHYIDRARAYNGVASLLLTEDGAPVPEAVGTVRATAPLQFPTETVKASKILPDLDRYRGVPLQFGTMESTASDPGAQQQFGMIVGKPNAGQVNAIGTFNIRGERSVTCKGDFDRHPSLGALPKGAPAACEFFRQQPDALERAAELDAQFGSNPDLEKMPMYGVVFSFKDSFDTSDMRSTGGGDAAYDMDAPARDHVLVDQLRNKGAIIFAKAVCTEYNGRAGDPGGRHEPDKVLASTNGHQRSTWAGNPSNPYDTSRSASLGSSSGSALSVSTNLVMASLGEETRASCRGPSNHNAVALILPHKAMLGFDGGAIGADVYCDRSGIHARSVVDCAKILDALKDPVEGYYDRRDPFTAVPRSSVLGTLYASHVTMPGTPGALAGMRIGVIRESMVYPKGSKTEEPIVTAASREIKEMLGGKLGATLVESTDPLWTRDPDIEVMTLDYRRALHQLIPLFMPDLLFRLGANGTPLYKEFEAAIAPTEFLPGRTFGSGSMQPIDYFVALAEGKIEGPVNLDIATIQQQELAPTFRYHISQYLMRRADDWKAAGYEESLKDWATLNARSKFWGDDQRAAFRNWEEVRDPRNQLSGRQGVNERVMLRELLRRADMMVILENKLDALVRLHTPWAPGLIGHPHQYDIPSNLRPESLMGPNAGLTEVLIPAGFVTTTYDPVFKLSDDGMRYVSAPSDTPTQLAEPGLPFSLVFRCEPGKEDIILKIASAYEAASKRRVPPPAFGPLPGSKAAASFGK; from the coding sequence ATGACCGGTACCGACACCGCATTCCAGCTCGAGGAAGCAACGATCGCCGAATTGCATGACGCGATCCGCGCCGGCAAGACGACGCTGGTGAAGGTCGTGCAGCACTATATCGACCGCGCCCGCGCCTATAACGGTGTCGCCAGCCTGCTGCTGACGGAAGACGGCGCGCCGGTCCCGGAAGCGGTCGGCACGGTCCGCGCCACCGCGCCGCTGCAGTTCCCGACCGAGACCGTCAAGGCGTCGAAAATCCTGCCCGATCTCGACAGGTACAGGGGCGTTCCGTTGCAATTCGGCACCATGGAGTCCACGGCCTCGGACCCCGGCGCGCAGCAGCAGTTCGGCATGATCGTCGGCAAGCCGAACGCCGGGCAGGTCAATGCCATCGGCACTTTCAATATCCGTGGCGAGCGCTCCGTTACCTGCAAGGGCGACTTCGATCGCCACCCCTCGCTCGGCGCGCTGCCGAAGGGCGCGCCTGCTGCCTGCGAATTCTTTCGCCAGCAGCCGGACGCGCTGGAGCGCGCCGCCGAGCTCGATGCGCAGTTCGGCAGCAATCCCGATCTCGAGAAGATGCCGATGTACGGCGTCGTGTTCTCGTTCAAGGATTCGTTCGACACCAGCGACATGCGATCGACCGGCGGCGGCGACGCCGCCTATGACATGGATGCCCCGGCGCGCGATCATGTGCTGGTGGATCAGCTCCGCAACAAGGGCGCGATCATTTTCGCCAAGGCGGTCTGCACGGAATATAACGGCCGCGCCGGCGATCCCGGCGGTCGCCACGAGCCGGACAAGGTGCTGGCGTCGACCAACGGCCACCAGCGCTCGACCTGGGCCGGCAATCCGTCGAACCCCTATGATACCTCGCGTTCGGCCTCGCTGGGATCGAGTTCCGGCTCGGCGCTGTCGGTCAGTACCAATCTGGTGATGGCGAGCCTCGGCGAGGAGACACGCGCCTCGTGCCGCGGCCCGTCCAACCATAATGCGGTCGCGCTGATCCTGCCGCACAAGGCAATGCTCGGCTTCGACGGCGGCGCGATCGGCGCCGACGTCTATTGCGACCGCAGCGGCATCCACGCGCGCTCGGTCGTCGATTGCGCCAAAATACTCGATGCGCTGAAGGACCCGGTCGAGGGCTATTACGACAGACGCGATCCGTTCACCGCGGTGCCGCGTTCGTCGGTGCTGGGAACGCTTTATGCCAGCCACGTCACCATGCCGGGGACGCCGGGCGCCCTGGCCGGCATGCGGATCGGCGTGATCCGCGAGTCGATGGTGTACCCCAAGGGATCGAAGACCGAAGAGCCGATCGTCACGGCGGCGTCGCGCGAGATCAAGGAGATGCTGGGCGGCAAGCTCGGCGCTACACTTGTGGAATCGACCGATCCGCTGTGGACGCGGGACCCCGATATCGAAGTGATGACGCTGGATTATCGCCGCGCGCTGCACCAGCTGATTCCGCTGTTCATGCCGGACCTGCTGTTCCGCCTCGGCGCGAACGGCACGCCGCTCTACAAGGAGTTCGAGGCGGCGATTGCGCCGACCGAGTTTCTGCCCGGCAGGACGTTCGGCTCCGGCTCAATGCAGCCGATCGACTATTTCGTGGCGTTGGCCGAAGGCAAGATCGAGGGCCCGGTCAATCTCGATATCGCGACCATCCAGCAGCAGGAGCTGGCGCCGACCTTCCGCTATCATATCTCGCAATATCTGATGCGCCGCGCCGACGACTGGAAGGCCGCGGGTTACGAGGAGTCCCTGAAGGACTGGGCGACGCTGAATGCGCGCTCGAAATTCTGGGGGGACGATCAGCGCGCGGCCTTCAGGAACTGGGAGGAGGTCCGAGACCCCCGCAACCAGTTGAGCGGCCGGCAGGGTGTCAACGAGCGCGTGATGTTGCGCGAATTGCTGCGCCGCGCCGACATGATGGTGATCCTGGAGAACAAATTGGACGCCTTGGTGCGGCTGCATACGCCGTGGGCGCCCGGCCTGATCGGACATCCGCACCAGTACGACATTCCGAGCAACCTGCGGCCAGAATCGCTGATGGGGCCAAACGCCGGCTTGACCGAGGTACTGATTCCGGCGGGCTTTGTGACAACAACTTATGATCCGGTGTTCAAGCTCAGCGACGATGGCATGCGCTACGTCTCGGCGCCGTCCGACACGCCGACGCAACTGGCCGAGCCCGGCCTGCCGTTCTCACTGGTGTTTCGCTGCGAGCCCGGCAAGGAAGACATCATCCTCAAGATCGCCTCCGCCTATGAGGCCGCCTCGAAGCGTCGCGTTCCGCCGCCGGCGTTCGGTCCGCTGCCGGGCTCCAAAGCAGCAGCGTCCTTTGGAAAGTAA
- a CDS encoding ABC transporter ATP-binding protein codes for MSAATSQVIMRTEGASKTFGGFKALNNITAEFSSGAITSIIGPNGAGKSTYFNLLSGALQPSSGKVEFEGRDVTKVPQHKFAHMGIAKSFQITNVFPQLTTRENVRVGLQAFVSRYNMWSPRAKLPGLVERADELLVLVGLGNRRDRLARELAHGEQRALEIGMALASNPRLLLLDEPTAGMSPEETRVMMDLIVKLARERTVILVEHKMKLVMGISDRILVLHHGELLAQGTPTEVRQNEQVKRVYLGQREH; via the coding sequence ATGAGCGCGGCAACGTCGCAGGTCATCATGCGCACCGAGGGCGCCAGCAAAACGTTCGGCGGCTTCAAGGCGCTGAACAACATCACGGCGGAGTTCTCCAGCGGGGCGATCACCTCGATCATCGGCCCCAACGGCGCCGGCAAGAGCACCTATTTCAACCTGCTGTCCGGCGCGCTGCAGCCCTCCAGCGGCAAGGTCGAGTTCGAAGGGCGCGACGTCACGAAAGTGCCGCAGCACAAGTTCGCCCATATGGGCATTGCGAAGTCGTTCCAGATCACCAACGTGTTCCCGCAACTGACAACGCGCGAGAACGTCCGCGTCGGCCTGCAGGCCTTCGTGTCGCGCTACAACATGTGGAGCCCGCGCGCGAAGCTGCCGGGGCTGGTCGAGCGCGCCGATGAATTGCTCGTGCTGGTCGGGCTCGGCAATCGCCGCGACCGTCTCGCGCGCGAACTGGCGCATGGCGAACAGCGCGCGCTGGAGATCGGCATGGCGCTGGCCAGCAATCCGCGGCTGCTGCTGCTCGACGAGCCGACCGCCGGCATGAGCCCCGAAGAAACCCGGGTGATGATGGACCTGATCGTCAAGCTGGCGCGCGAGCGAACGGTGATCCTGGTCGAGCACAAGATGAAACTGGTGATGGGGATCAGCGACCGCATCCTCGTCCTGCACCATGGCGAGTTGTTGGCGCAGGGCACGCCGACCGAGGTCCGGCAGAACGAGCAGGTCAAGCGCGTCTATCTTGGCCAGCGGGAGCACTGA